AGGCCTGCACGCTGGAGAACCTCACGTTCCACCAGGCGCTGGTGCTCGCGGACGACGAGCTGCGTCCGCTCCAGCTCATCTTCTCGCCGCACGCGGAGGGCTACTCCCTCAAGCTGATGACGCAGGGCGAGTCCGGTGACTGGGTGCTCCACGGCACCGGTGAGCTGCGAGTGGACCCGTCCCAGGTGTCCACGCCGAGGACGCTGCCCGCGCGTGACGCCGTGCTGGCGCGCTGCACGGAGTCGCGCTCGGGAGACGACTTCTACAAGTTCTTCCGCGCCATGGGCTACACGCTGGGCCCGAGCTTCCGCTGGATTGGTCCCTTCCAGCGCAGCAAGGACGAGGCGTTCGGCCAGATGCAGCAGCCGGAGCTGCCGGACTCCCCGGACAACTACCAGCTGTATCCCGGCCTCATCGACTCGTGCTTCCAGATGCTCGCCAACTGGATGGTGAGCGACGCGACGAGCCTGGCCGACGCGCTGGCGATTCCCTTCAGCGTCTCGAAGCTCAACTTCTTCCGCCGTCCGCAGGGCGCGCTGTGGTGCTACGCGAAGTCCACCGCGGGCGAGCGGGCCATCACGGAAGAAATCCTCAGCGGTGACGTGCAGCTCTTCGACGAGCACGGCCCGGTGGCGGAGATTCTCGGCTTCCACGCGCGTCGCGCCAGCCGAGAGGTCCTCCAGGCCAGCACGCACAAGAAGTCCGAGGAGCGCATCTACGAGGTGGCGTGGACCCCCGAGTCCCTGCCGCCCGCGCCGCTGCCCCAGGCCGAGTCCCACCCGTGGCTGCTGTTGCTGGATGCACAGGGCGTCGGTGAGCAGCTCGCCACGCGACTGGAGGAGCGCGGAGCCTCCGTCATCCGCGTGCGTCCTGGCGCCGGATTCCGGAACCCGGCCCCGAAGCGCTTCGAGGTCGATGCGAGCACCCCGGCCGAATTCAACCGGCTGCTGCGCGAGGCCCTGAACGGTGCCCCGTGCTCGGGCGCTGTCTACCTGTGGGGCCTGGACCAGACCTCCTCCGAGGAGACGCGGTCCGCCGAGGCCCTGCATCAGGCGACGCTCCAGGCCACGACGGGAGCGCTGCACCTGACGCAGGCGCTCGTGGCCAGCGGCACGCAGGCTCCGCTGTGGCTCGTCACGCAGGGCGCGCAGCCCGCCGATGGCGTGGCGGTGTCCTCGCCCGTGCAGGCGTCACTGTGGGGCCTGGGCCGGGTCATCGACCTGGAGCACGGTGAGCTGCGTTGCGGCCGCATCGACCTGGACCCGCGGGATGCGCAGGGCAGTGTGTCCTCGCTGCTCACCGAGCTGCTGCGCTCCAGCGACACGCCGGGAGTCGAGGTGGCCCTCCGTCGGGAGAAGCGCTTCCGTCCCCTTCTCCAGCGAGCGAAGGGTGGCGCGGAGGTCACCTCCTTCCGCGCGGACGGCACGTACCTGATTACGGGAGGCCTGGGCGCGCTCGGTTTGTCGATGGCGCGGTGGTTGGTGGAGCACGGCGCGCGTCATCTGGTCCTCGTGGGACGACGTGAGCCCACGGCGGAGGCTCGCGTGGTGCTCGCGGAGCTGGAGCAGGCGGGGGCGAGCGTCACGGTGGCCTCGGCGGATGTGGCGCGTGAGGCGGACGGCGCGGCGCTCCTGGCGCGCATCGACGCGGGGGCGGTGCCGCTGCTCGGCATCTTCCACGCGGCCGGCATCGTCGAGGACGGAGCGCTGGTGCAACAGGACGCCCAGCGCTTTGAGCGGGTGATGGCGCCCAAGGTGGCGGGGGCGTGGAACCTCCACCGCCTCACGGAGGCGCGGTCGCTGGAGCACTTCGTCCTCTTCTCGTCGGCCGCGGCGCTGCTCGGCTCTCCGGGGCAGAGTGGCTACGCGGCGGCGAACGCCTTCCTGGATGCGCTGGCGCACGTCCGTCGTGCCCGTGGGTTGCCCGCGCTGTCGCTGGACTGGGGCCCGTGGGCGGAGGTGGGCATGGCCACGGACGCGCAGGTGGCCAAGGCGCTGGAGCGCCGGGGCATCCGCGCGCTGCCGACGGCGCAGGGCCTGGAGCTGTTGGGCAAGGCGCTGGGGTACTCGCAGGCGCAGCTCGGGCTCATGCACATCCGGTGGCCGGCGTATCTGGAGGGGCTCGGACGGCTGGGGCGCTCGGGCTTCTACGCGGCGGTGGCGCCGGCGCGGAAGGAAGAGTCTCGCGCGGCCGTGGCGACGACGAAGAAGCAGTGGTTGGCGGAGCTGCGGGGCGCGCTGCCGCATGAGCGGCGGGAGGTGCTCGTCCGCAGGCTCCAGGAGGCAGTGGGGCGCGTGCTCCGCCTGGACGTGGCGGGGGGAGTCGATTGGGGCCAGGGCTTCACGGACCTGGGCATGGACTCGCTGATGGCCATCGAGCTGCGCAACGCCCTGCAGGACGGGCTGGGGCACTCGCTGCCTTCGACCATCGCGATGAACCACCCCAACGTGGACTTCCTCGCCGACCACCTCATCGAGGCTGTCTTGAAGTTCAACGACGAGAGGAAGCCCGCTCCGGCGCGTGAGGTGCCGGACGCAGGCGAGCTCGAGGTGAGCCTCGACGCACTCTCCGACGCGGAGCTGGCCCGTCTGGCGCTCGCGGACCTGGCAACGGATTCCTGAGGAATATCGAGATGACGACCGAGGACATCAACTACCGGCAGATCGTGCAGCAGCA
Above is a genomic segment from Myxococcus fulvus containing:
- a CDS encoding type I polyketide synthase; this translates as ALYVKGVEVAWSEYEKPYARRTVSLPTYPFQRQRYWWTREPRGQSALLAPREARAIKPHLGTRLYSPAFDDIIYSTTLGAFRPAYLDDHRLYGTVVTPAASHLSMVLSAVVETFGPQACTLENLTFHQALVLADDELRPLQLIFSPHAEGYSLKLMTQGESGDWVLHGTGELRVDPSQVSTPRTLPARDAVLARCTESRSGDDFYKFFRAMGYTLGPSFRWIGPFQRSKDEAFGQMQQPELPDSPDNYQLYPGLIDSCFQMLANWMVSDATSLADALAIPFSVSKLNFFRRPQGALWCYAKSTAGERAITEEILSGDVQLFDEHGPVAEILGFHARRASREVLQASTHKKSEERIYEVAWTPESLPPAPLPQAESHPWLLLLDAQGVGEQLATRLEERGASVIRVRPGAGFRNPAPKRFEVDASTPAEFNRLLREALNGAPCSGAVYLWGLDQTSSEETRSAEALHQATLQATTGALHLTQALVASGTQAPLWLVTQGAQPADGVAVSSPVQASLWGLGRVIDLEHGELRCGRIDLDPRDAQGSVSSLLTELLRSSDTPGVEVALRREKRFRPLLQRAKGGAEVTSFRADGTYLITGGLGALGLSMARWLVEHGARHLVLVGRREPTAEARVVLAELEQAGASVTVASADVAREADGAALLARIDAGAVPLLGIFHAAGIVEDGALVQQDAQRFERVMAPKVAGAWNLHRLTEARSLEHFVLFSSAAALLGSPGQSGYAAANAFLDALAHVRRARGLPALSLDWGPWAEVGMATDAQVAKALERRGIRALPTAQGLELLGKALGYSQAQLGLMHIRWPAYLEGLGRLGRSGFYAAVAPARKEESRAAVATTKKQWLAELRGALPHERREVLVRRLQEAVGRVLRLDVAGGVDWGQGFTDLGMDSLMAIELRNALQDGLGHSLPSTIAMNHPNVDFLADHLIEAVLKFNDERKPAPAREVPDAGELEVSLDALSDAELARLALADLATDS